A genomic window from Thermogemmatispora onikobensis includes:
- the ccsB gene encoding c-type cytochrome biogenesis protein CcsB, which translates to MQLFMVTASSGTAALQGLATLSKYLFTTGLCMIGVMTAAYLWYTIGTARLARQVASEEQRQRGKGKLAQGSKRAAAVAAGSEGGVATLVRSEVILNEQPDGEQPIPLNRSLIAVGRIGTTVGWFAALTLILSQVLRTIVTGHAPWSNLFEFSVSFTAALLLSYLLFEARFHERVRAWGLYVCLLSVVTLVIAIYVGTTYNLITGSAQLIPALQDQPILTLHVSMAIFAYALFSVAFGTGLIILLQGGSGQRIAWLPSAEAADELGYKAVIIGFPLLALNLILGAYWANYAWGHFWSWDPKETSALITWLIYAVYLHARGIRGWRGKRIGWLLVIGFAATLFTYYGVSFLVPSLHSYAK; encoded by the coding sequence ATGCAGCTTTTCATGGTGACGGCCAGTAGCGGCACCGCGGCCCTGCAGGGACTGGCGACCCTGTCCAAGTATCTTTTTACTACTGGCCTCTGTATGATCGGCGTCATGACGGCGGCCTATCTCTGGTATACCATCGGCACCGCGCGCCTGGCCAGGCAGGTCGCCAGCGAGGAGCAACGCCAGCGCGGCAAAGGCAAGCTGGCACAGGGCAGCAAGCGGGCAGCTGCTGTTGCCGCCGGTAGCGAGGGAGGGGTTGCCACCCTGGTGCGCAGCGAAGTCATTCTTAACGAGCAGCCCGATGGAGAGCAACCCATTCCGCTGAACCGCAGCCTGATCGCCGTTGGACGCATCGGCACGACAGTTGGCTGGTTCGCGGCACTGACCCTGATCCTTTCGCAGGTGCTGCGTACGATTGTGACGGGGCACGCCCCCTGGAGCAATCTCTTCGAGTTCAGTGTCAGCTTTACGGCGGCTCTGCTGCTCAGCTATCTGCTATTCGAGGCGCGTTTCCACGAGCGTGTGCGCGCCTGGGGTCTCTACGTTTGCCTGCTCTCGGTGGTGACGCTGGTCATCGCCATCTATGTGGGTACCACCTACAATCTGATCACTGGCTCGGCCCAGCTGATTCCAGCGCTGCAGGACCAGCCCATTCTGACGCTGCACGTCTCGATGGCTATCTTTGCCTATGCGCTCTTCAGCGTGGCCTTCGGGACCGGCCTGATTATCCTGCTCCAGGGTGGAAGTGGTCAGCGAATCGCCTGGCTGCCCTCGGCAGAGGCTGCCGATGAGCTGGGCTACAAGGCGGTGATCATTGGCTTCCCCTTGCTGGCCCTCAACCTGATCCTGGGTGCCTACTGGGCAAATTATGCCTGGGGCCATTTCTGGAGCTGGGACCCCAAGGAAACTTCAGCGCTGATCACCTGGTTGATCTACGCCGTCTATTTGCATGCCCGCGGTATCCGTGGCTGGCGCGGCAAGCGCATCGGCTGGCTGCTGGTCATCGGCTTCGCTGCCACGCTCTTTACTTACTACGGGGTGAGTTTCCTGGTGCCGAGCTTGCACAGCTACGCCAAGTAG
- a CDS encoding DedA family protein, translated as MNDLSDRVLARLEQFYEQYGYAAALLGAFTENTALLGLLLPGGSLALLAAFLARQGQLDIVGVFLCVWLGTVLGYHCDYLIGRLLLAQTLLHHLPAHLDRRWRLTARLRLARRWLQRHGGKAILFSHLVGHMRSLTALSAGMLAMRYRRFLLWELLAAGLWSLLYCGLGYWLASEYALLSQLLKGSGWAVGLLLAGIAISWLAWRLGRKHWRRRHRHPGPRSGLPQQ; from the coding sequence ATGAACGATCTCAGCGATAGGGTGCTGGCCCGGCTAGAGCAATTCTATGAGCAGTATGGCTATGCTGCGGCCCTGCTGGGCGCCTTCACCGAGAATACGGCCCTCCTGGGCCTCCTCTTGCCGGGTGGTTCTCTGGCTTTGCTGGCGGCCTTTCTGGCGCGACAAGGCCAGCTCGATATCGTGGGCGTTTTCCTCTGCGTCTGGCTGGGCACCGTGCTCGGCTATCACTGCGATTATCTGATTGGGCGCCTGCTACTCGCCCAGACCTTGCTCCATCATCTGCCCGCCCACCTTGATCGACGCTGGCGACTGACCGCCCGCCTGCGCCTGGCCCGCCGCTGGCTGCAACGTCACGGTGGGAAGGCCATTCTCTTCTCTCATCTGGTCGGTCATATGCGCTCGCTGACCGCTCTTAGCGCGGGAATGCTGGCCATGCGCTATCGGCGCTTCTTGCTCTGGGAACTGCTTGCAGCCGGCCTGTGGAGCCTGCTTTACTGCGGCCTCGGCTACTGGCTGGCCAGCGAGTACGCCCTGCTGAGTCAGCTGCTCAAGGGAAGCGGCTGGGCCGTCGGCTTGCTGCTGGCGGGCATCGCGATCAGCTGGCTCGCCTGGCGCCTGGGCCGCAAGCACTGGCGGCGCCGCCATCGACATCCAGGTCCGCGCTCAGGTCTCCCCCAGCAATAA
- a CDS encoding PadR family transcriptional regulator yields MHVSEPAEYAILGLLEARPMHGYEMFQHFQGGTLGQIVHLEMSQMYAFLKKLERLNYIVAQLEPQGSRPPRKVFHLTPAGRDSFRHWLTEPVERPRDIRILFLLKLYFIRHVLPTEMPPLIERQIAACQEFLRHLEGLQGGQEQLAPAQDLTFFDRVVLRSRIHQTRALIAWLQELQHDYRLVGTSS; encoded by the coding sequence ATGCACGTCAGCGAGCCTGCCGAATATGCCATTCTGGGGCTGCTGGAGGCGCGCCCCATGCATGGCTACGAGATGTTCCAGCATTTCCAGGGTGGTACCCTGGGCCAGATTGTCCATCTGGAAATGAGCCAGATGTATGCGTTCCTCAAGAAGCTGGAGCGGCTCAACTACATTGTTGCGCAGCTGGAGCCGCAAGGCTCGCGTCCGCCACGGAAAGTCTTTCATCTGACTCCTGCTGGCAGAGACTCCTTTCGGCATTGGTTGACGGAACCGGTCGAGCGCCCGCGCGATATCCGCATCCTGTTCTTGCTGAAGCTCTACTTTATCCGGCACGTGCTCCCCACCGAGATGCCGCCCCTGATCGAGCGCCAGATTGCTGCCTGCCAGGAATTCCTGCGCCACCTCGAAGGGTTGCAGGGGGGCCAGGAACAACTCGCGCCCGCTCAGGATCTGACCTTCTTCGACCGAGTGGTGCTACGCAGCCGCATTCATCAGACACGCGCCCTCATCGCCTGGCTGCAAGAGCTGCAACACGACTACCGCCTCGTGGGCACATCTTCATAG